The Pollutimonas sp. M17 sequence CGCACGATGTGCGCGCGGGAGCGCATCAACCGGGCCGCCAGCCAGCCCAGCACCCGTGCCCAGCGCTTGCGGGTCGTCGTGGAACTGCGGCCGAAATAAGCGAAGAGGGAGCGGAGCAGGGGAAGTTTGTTGAAGGTCATTGCGAGGCATCCCGCGGACGCGGCGGCGCGTCGGGAGGGATCTTGTAGCGGTTGTAGCTCCACAGGTACTGCTGCGGAAAGCGGCGGATCAGGGTTTCCATGGCGCTGTTGATGGCGGCGGCCAGGGCTTGCGGTTCGGCCGCCAGCGGCTCGGCCAGCCGCACATAGTGGATGCGCCAGCCCTGGCCGCCGGGCAGGCGTTCGCCGGCGGTAAGGATGACGGCAACGCCGGTCTGCAAGGCCAGCTTGGCGGCCAGCGTCATGGTATAGGCGGGTTTGCCGAAAAACGGCGCCCACACGCCCTCTCCGCTGCCAGGCACCTGGTCGGGCAGCATGCCCACGGCTTCCCCGCGTTTCAGGGCGCGGACGAATTCACGCACGCCCTGCAGCGTGGCCGGCACGGCCTTCAGGCCCGATGTATTGCGCGCCTGTTCCATGACGGGCTCCAGAAAGGCCTGGCGCGGCGGCCGGTACATGACGGTGATGGGACCGTGCTGGATCAGATAGCGCGCCGTGATCTCGAAGCAGCCCAGGTGCGGCGTCAGGTACAGGATGCCCCGGCCTTCGGCCAGCGCCCGATGCACGACGGCGTCGTCGTCGCTGCGGGTCATGCGCAGGCATTCTTGGTTGCGCAGCCAGACTTTCGGGGTTTCCATGATCATTGCGCCGGTTTCGGCCGCCGAGCGCCGCGCGAACACCGGGTCGGTGTAGCCCGCCTGCGCGGCATTGGCCCGCAAGCGCGTGCGATACCGGCCCGGCCAGGCATACACCAGGCGCCCCGCCGCGCGGCCCAGACCGTGAAGCAGGGACAGCGGCAAGCGGGCGAGCAAGCGGAACAAGACCAGAAGCATAAGTACAACAATAACCCTTGTGCGATAGCTGAAAATTAATGCGCTGGCGTATTTTCGCTTAAAATGAGGTTCATCGCTGAGTTAACCGACAACTTGCGGGGCGATGCCGGGCCGTTTTCAACAGCGGCCCGCAAATAATCCGCTAAAGCGTCGCGCCCTGATCACCACTGCTATGCAGACGTCCGAGGTGCAACGCGTACCGTTCAACCTCCATGCCGGGCAACCGGCTTCATATAGGACGTATCGCTGTGGCAAATAACGATTTCCTTTTCACTTCCGAATCCGTATCCGAAGGCCATCCCGACAAGGTCGCCGACCAGATATCGGACTCCATCCTCGACGCCATCTTCACGCAAGACCCCAACGCCCGCGTGGCGGCTGAAACCCTGTGCAATACGGGCCTGGTCGTGCTGGCCGGCGAGATCACCACGACCGCCAATGTGGATTACATCCAGGTGGCGCGCGACACCATCAAGCGCATCGGCTACGACAACACCGACTACGGCATCGACTACAAGGGCTGCGCGGTGCTGGTGGCCTACGACAAGCAGTCGCCCGACATCGCCCAGGGCGTGGACCGCAGCAGCGAAGAAATCCTGAACCAGGGCGCCGGCGACCAGGGCCTGATGTTCGGCTACGCCTGCGACGAAACCCCCGACCTGATGCCCGCCCCCATCTGGTACGCGCACCGCCTGGTGCAGCGCCAGAGCGAACTGCGCAAGGACGGCCGCCTGCCGTGGCTGCGCCCCGACGCCAAGTCGCAGGTTACCTTCCGCTATGTCGACGGCAAGCCCGCCGAGGTCGACACCGTGGTGCTGTCCACCCAGCATGCGCCCGAGATCTCGCAAAGCGACATCCGCGACGCCGTCATCGAGCACATCATCAAGCCCAGCTTCCCCGACGGCCTGCTTACGCCCAAGACCAAGTTCATGATCAACCCCACGGGTGTGTTCGTCATCGGCGGTCCCCAGGGCGATTGCGGCCTGACCGGACGCAAGATCATCGTCGACACCTACGGCGGCGCCTGCCCGCACGGCGGCGGCGCGTTCTCGGGCAAGGATCCCTCCAAGGTCGATCGTTCGGCCGCCTATGCCGCGCGCTACGTGGCCAAGAACGTCGTGGCGGCCGGTCTGGCGCGCCAGTGCCAGGTGCAGGTCAGCTATGCCATCGGCGTGGCCGAACCCATCAACATCACGGTCTACACTGAAGGCACGGGCGTGATCCCCGACGAGCAGATCGCACGCCTGGTCCGCGAGCACTTCGACCTGCGCCCCAAGGGCATCATCAACATGCTCGACCTGCTGCGCCCCATCTACAGCAAGACCGCCGCCTACGGCCACTTCGGCCGCGCGGAACCCGAGTTCAGCTGGGAGGCCACCGACAAGGTGCAAGTCCTCAAGAAGGCCGCCTAGGGCGCCGTTGCGGTTCACCGGGGCCTTCGGGCCCCGATGTTTTTTCAAGGAGCTTCCATGTCCGATTCCAGTACGCCGTTCGACCCGGCCGCCGCGCCGGAAACCGAAGCGGGCATGGAAACCATCCAGGCGCGGCGCGATTCCGCGCACAGCCTGGACCCCAGCGATTCCCCCTGCGTCGCGGTGTGCTCCACCCTGTACGACGAGGTCTGCCGGGGCTGCGGGCGCACGGCCATGGAGGTGGCCAACTGGGTTTTCCTGGACGACGAGGAAAAGCGGCGGATCTGGCAGCGCATCAAGGCACAGGGATATCCGCGCCGCAATGGCTGATTTCCTGGCATGGGCCGGGCCAATTACGCTACAATCTAGCCTTCCTGAGGAGCGCTGCAACGGTGTCCTATCACCGCTAGGCTCAGGATCTTCTTTTGTTTCAACGGCGCTCATCGTTTCCTGTACAGGCGAAGATGAGCTCATGTCGCAAATTGCGATGCCGCATTGAACGCTCCGCGCTTCGGCTGGTACGGGCCAATTGGATGCCTACACCATGAATACTGTCGCCGAAGCCAACTTCACCGATTACAAGATTGCCGATATCGCCCTGGCGGGCTGGGGCCGCCGCGAGATCGCGATTGCCGAAACCGAAATGCCCGGCCTGATGGCCACGCGCGAAGAATACGCCGCCTCGCAGCCGCTCAAGGGCGCGCGCATCGCCGGCAGCCTGCACATGACGATCCAGACCGCTGTGCTCATCGAGACGCTGAAGGCGCTGGGCGCCGAAGTGCGCTGGGCCTCGTGCAACATCTTCTCCACTCAAGACCATGCCGCCGCCGCCATCGCCGCCAGCGGCACCGCCGTTTT is a genomic window containing:
- a CDS encoding lysophospholipid acyltransferase family protein, which gives rise to MLLVLFRLLARLPLSLLHGLGRAAGRLVYAWPGRYRTRLRANAAQAGYTDPVFARRSAAETGAMIMETPKVWLRNQECLRMTRSDDDAVVHRALAEGRGILYLTPHLGCFEITARYLIQHGPITVMYRPPRQAFLEPVMEQARNTSGLKAVPATLQGVREFVRALKRGEAVGMLPDQVPGSGEGVWAPFFGKPAYTMTLAAKLALQTGVAVILTAGERLPGGQGWRIHYVRLAEPLAAEPQALAAAINSAMETLIRRFPQQYLWSYNRYKIPPDAPPRPRDASQ
- the metK gene encoding methionine adenosyltransferase; translated protein: MANNDFLFTSESVSEGHPDKVADQISDSILDAIFTQDPNARVAAETLCNTGLVVLAGEITTTANVDYIQVARDTIKRIGYDNTDYGIDYKGCAVLVAYDKQSPDIAQGVDRSSEEILNQGAGDQGLMFGYACDETPDLMPAPIWYAHRLVQRQSELRKDGRLPWLRPDAKSQVTFRYVDGKPAEVDTVVLSTQHAPEISQSDIRDAVIEHIIKPSFPDGLLTPKTKFMINPTGVFVIGGPQGDCGLTGRKIIVDTYGGACPHGGGAFSGKDPSKVDRSAAYAARYVAKNVVAAGLARQCQVQVSYAIGVAEPINITVYTEGTGVIPDEQIARLVREHFDLRPKGIINMLDLLRPIYSKTAAYGHFGRAEPEFSWEATDKVQVLKKAA
- a CDS encoding DUF1289 domain-containing protein; amino-acid sequence: METIQARRDSAHSLDPSDSPCVAVCSTLYDEVCRGCGRTAMEVANWVFLDDEEKRRIWQRIKAQGYPRRNG